From the genome of Miscanthus floridulus cultivar M001 chromosome 10, ASM1932011v1, whole genome shotgun sequence, one region includes:
- the LOC136488771 gene encoding uncharacterized protein, with protein MGGWSKENAEQTLSLWRDTLPPGHCVPDTIKKAQKIIHDLGLTYIKIDACVNDCVLFRGPLADMETCPTCAESRWKKDDTNSDEIGESSESGGAKKRTPCKVLRYFPLTPRLQRLYMSKETSSLMQWHKEELVSDGKMQHPVDSLAWKHVNDRYKWFDSDPRNVRLGLASDGFNLFGMLNVNYTCWPVILIPYNLPPWLCLKQPYWMMSMLIPGPKSLGVNIDVYLQPLIDELHDLWVNGVLTWDEKEKKNFTLHAILLWTINDFPAYAMLSGWSTKGKFACPYCHKHTDYLWLKHGSKHCYLGHRRFLPMNHKWRRNKTSFNNKAETREAPVPLSGEQVLRGYESFQQVTFGNDTKKRKQRDEENRWHNWRKKSIFFQLPYWKSLLVRHNLDVMHIEKNICESLLGTLLELQGKCKDSEKARLDMQHLGIRLDQHPVLEKGKYTLPPALYSLGKDDKEILCKFLHGVKFPDGYAALMMWIKEKRKYGKLPRSGTEDGDLI; from the coding sequence ATGGGTGGATGGAGTAAGGAGAACGCAGAGCAAACACTTAGCCTATGGAGAGATACGCTCCCCCCAGGACATTGTGTCCCAGATACTATCAAGAAAGCACAGAAGATTATCCACGACCTTGGGCTCACATACATTAAGATCGATGCTTGTGTGAATGACTGCGTGTTATTTCGTGGGCCGTTGGCTGATATGGAAACGTGTCCAACATGTGCTGAGAGTAGGTGGAAGAAAGACGACACAAATTCTGATGAGATTGGCGAGTCTAGCGAAAGTGGTGGAGCAAAGAAGCGCACTCCTTGCAAAGTTCTAAGGTATTTTCCACTTACTCCTCGATTGCAAAGATTATATATGTCAAAGGAAACATCATCATTGATGCAGTGGCACAAGGAAGAATTGGTTAGTGATGGGAAAATGCAGCATCCAGTAGACTCATTGGCGTGGAAGCACGTGAATGATAGGTATAAGTGGTTTGATTCTGATCCACGTAATGTTAGACTGGGACTTGCATCTGATGGCTTCAATCTATTTGGGATGTTGAATGTTaattacacttgttggcccgtgatACTGATTCCTTATAACCTGCCTCCTTGGCTGTGTTTGAAACAACCTTATTGGATGATGTCGATGTTGATACCTGGGCCTAAATCTCTTGGAGTGAACATTGATGTATATTTGCAACCTCTGATCGATGAGCTACATGATCTATGGGTTAATGGAGTTTTAACATgggatgagaaggagaagaagaattttACTCTACATGCAATTCTGCTGTGGACAATTAATGATTTCCCCGCATATGCGATGTTATCTGGTTGGAGCACAAAAGGTAAGTTTGCTTGTCCTTATTGTCACAAGCATACTGATTACTTGTGGTTAAAACATGGCTCAAAGCATTGCTACTTGGGACATCGCCGATTTCTGCCCATGAACCATAAGTggcgaaggaacaagacgagcttCAATAACAAGGCTGAAACTAGGGAAGCTCCAGTGCCGCTCAGTGGTGAGCAGGTGCTGCGGGGCTATGAAAGTTTCCAGCAAGTGACTTTTGGAAATGATACAAAGAAAAGAAAGCAACGTGACGAAGAAAATAGGTGGCACAACTGGAGGAAGAAGAGTATTTTCTTTCAGCTTCCTTACTGGAAATCATTGCTAGTACGACATAATTTGGATGTCATGCATATAGAGAAGAACATATGTGAGAGCTTACTGGGGACTTTGTTGGAGTTACAAGGTAAATGCAAGGACAGTGAGAAGGCTCGACTTGATATGCAACATTTGGGTATAAGGCTAGATCAACATCCAGTGCTCGAAAAGGGTAAGTACACCTTGCCACCAGCGCTGTACTCTCTAGGTAAGGATGACAAGGAAATTCTGTGCAAATTTTTACATGGCGTCAAGTTCCCTGATGGTTATGCCGCATTGATGATGtggataaaagaaaagagaaaatatGGAAAATTGCCAAGGAGCGGTACAGAGGATGGCGATCTGATCTGA